AACTGGACCAAAGATCTCTTCTTGGAAAATACGCATTTTGTTGTTACCTTTGAAAACTGTTGGTGCTACATAGTAGCCGCCTTCTTGGTCAGCATCTAATTGGTTTTGGTAGCCGCCGATAAGTAGCTCAGCGCCTTCTTCTTTACCGATTTCGATGTAAGATAAGATTTTTTGTAATTGCTCATTTGAAGCTTGAGCACCCATCATTACTTCTGTATCTAACGGGTTACCGATTTTGATTGCTTTAACGCGCTCTAATACACGTTCCATGAATTTGTCGTAAATAGATTCATGAATTAATGCACGTGAAGGACAAGTACAAATTTCGCCTGAGTTTAATGCGAACATTACTAAACCTTCGATTGCTTTATCTAAATACTCATCGTCTTGATCCATTACGTCTGGGAAGAAGATGTTCGGTGATTTACCACCAAGCTCTAATGTTACAGGGATAATGTTCTCTGTCGCATATTGCATAATTAAACGGCCAACACCAGTAGAGCCAGTAAATGCTACTTTTTGAATGCGTGGGTTTGTAGCAAGTGGTTTACCTACTTCAACACCTAAACCGTTCACAACATTGAATACACCTTTTGGAAGTAAATCTTGGATTAATTCGATTAATACCATGATTGAAGCTGGTGTTTGTTCAGCAGGCTTCATTACGATTACGTTACCAGCTGCTAATGCAGGTGCGATTTTCCAAGTAGCCATAAGTAATGGGAAATTCCAAGGAATAATTTGACCTACAACACCGATTGGCTCATGGAAGTGGTATGCTACTGTATCATTATCGATTTGAGAAATACCGCCTTCTTGTGCACGGATTGCTCCAGCGAAGTAACGGAAGTGGTCGATAGCTAATGGAATATCAGCGTTTAATGTTTCACGTACTGCTTTACCGTTGTCCCAAGTTTCAGCAACAGCGATTTTTTCTAAGTTTTCTTCAATGCGGTCTGCAATTTTATTTAAAATATTCGCGCGGTATGCAACAGAAGTTTGTGCCCAGGCACCTTTAGCTGCATGTGCTGCGTCTAATGCTAATTCAATATCTTCTTCAGTTGAGCGAGCAACTGTAGTAAATACTTTACCAGTTACAGGTGATTTTACATCCAGGTATTGCCCTTTAACAGGAGCAACCCATTCGCCACCGATAAAGTTATCATATTTTTCTTTAAAGTCGATTACTGCACCAGCAGTATTAGGGTTTGCATAGATCATCTATTAACACCTCTATTATGTTATTAAAGTTGTGACAACTTTATGAACCTATTATGCACTCATGTATGAAAAATCGCAAATGAAAATGCTTTCATACTTACTTGTGTTGCTATTTTTGTAAAAGGAAATTGCATGTAAATAACATTTTGAGTGTGATATTTATGTACTGATACAGAAATGATTGGAGTATGAAGGGATGGAAAAAGTAGTGGGTTAATCCTTATATTATTATAGTAAGTGGTTATTATATAACAAAAGTAACTAATGAAAATATGTGAATAAAAATACATAAAAATTAATAAATATTTTTTATGAAATCTAGCAAATCTGGAGTCATTTTAGTGTTTTAAATGAATTAACTGC
This genomic window from Solibacillus sp. FSL R5-0449 contains:
- a CDS encoding aldehyde dehydrogenase family protein; translation: MIYANPNTAGAVIDFKEKYDNFIGGEWVAPVKGQYLDVKSPVTGKVFTTVARSTEEDIELALDAAHAAKGAWAQTSVAYRANILNKIADRIEENLEKIAVAETWDNGKAVRETLNADIPLAIDHFRYFAGAIRAQEGGISQIDNDTVAYHFHEPIGVVGQIIPWNFPLLMATWKIAPALAAGNVIVMKPAEQTPASIMVLIELIQDLLPKGVFNVVNGLGVEVGKPLATNPRIQKVAFTGSTGVGRLIMQYATENIIPVTLELGGKSPNIFFPDVMDQDDEYLDKAIEGLVMFALNSGEICTCPSRALIHESIYDKFMERVLERVKAIKIGNPLDTEVMMGAQASNEQLQKILSYIEIGKEEGAELLIGGYQNQLDADQEGGYYVAPTVFKGNNKMRIFQEEIFGPVLSVTTFSTFEEAMEIANDTEFGLGAGVWSRNMDTAYRAVRGIQAGRVWTNTYHQYPAHAAFGGFKKSGIGRENHLMMLEHYQQTKCMLVSYNKNAQGFF